The Angustibacter sp. Root456 genome includes the window ACAGCGCGGCGAGGGTGAAGACGCCTGCCCCCTGCAGGACGAGGCGGCGGCTGGGTCGGGTGGATGGGGTCTGTGCGTCCATGTCGAGTCCTCAGGAGTGGGAGCGGACGAAGTTGAGGTAGGCCTGGTTGAAGGGCCCAGGGGTCTCCCACAGGCAGGCGTGGCCTCCGGGGACGGTGCGCCACTGCGCACCCGGGATCAGGTCGTGAAGCTGCTTCGACAGCCGGGTGGGGATGAGGATGTCCTCCTCGCCAGCCAGCACCAGGCACGGGACGCTCAGCGCCCCGATCCGATCGCGCGTGTCGTGCGTCTGGATGACGTTGAGCTGTGACAGGTAGGCGTCGACCGACATCGGCAGCGCCGCCATGCCCTCCTCGAACTCCTTCAGCTCGTCCTCGCGCTCGGTGAAGAACGGGACGGTGAAGGCCCACAGGGTGACGTCGCGCATCACGAACGGCACGCCGAGCTGCGGTGCCATGTCGCCCCACATGGCGAACATCCGGCTGCAGAACGGGCCCGGTGCGGCGTAGGTGCACGCGAACGTGGCGGACTTCAGGTCGTCGGGGTAGGCCAGCGCGTACTCCTGGCTGATCATGCCGCCCATGGAGACACCCATGAGGTGGAAGCCGGTGATGCCGAGCTGGTCGACGACCGCCTTCGCGTCGTCCGCGAGCATCCGCGAGGTGTACGGGCCGGCGGGGGCCTCGCTCTTGCCGATGCCGCGGTTGTCGATGGTCAGCACGCGGTAGCCCGCGTCGACGAAGTCGGGCACCTGGAAGCCCCACGACTCGATGTCGTCGGCCAGGCCGTTGATGAGGACGATCGTCTCCGGCCCTTCTCCGGTGACCTCGTAGTTCAGGGTGACGCCGTTGACGTTGGCGGTGGGCATGGCAGCTCTTCTCCTCACGGCGCAGGACGGACGGGCAGTTGGGTGGTCGGGGCCGTCGCACGGACGGGGTTCCAGCAGGCGACCAGGTGGTGCGGCGCCTGAGGTTGGAGGGGCGGGTCGTCGCTGCTGCAGACGGGCAGCGCGGCGGGGCAGCGCGGGTGGAACCGGCAGCCCGAGGGCGGTGAGAGCGGGCTCGGGATCTCACCTCGTAGCGGCACGTGCTCGAGGCGGTGCGCAGGGTCAGGGCGTGGGATGGCGTCGCGCAGGGCCACGCTGTAGTGGTGCTGCGGTGCGGCGAAGAACGTCTCGGTGGGCGCCACCTCGGTGAGCCGGCCGAGGTACATGACGGCGGTGCGCTGGCACAGGTGCTCGACCACCGACAGGTCGTGGGTGATGAACAGCACCGAGACGCCGAGATCGGCCCGCAGTGACGCGAGCAGGTTGAGGATCTGCGCCTGCACGCTGACGTCGAGGGCCGAGACCGGTTCGTCGGCGACGATCAGCTCGGGCCGGCTGGCGAGCGCGGCAGCGATACCCACCCGCTGGCGCTGACCACCCGACAGCGAGGCCGGACGACGGTCGGCGTGCTCGCGCCGCAGGCCGACCCGCTCGAGCAGGTCGATCACCCGCGCGTCGCGATCGCGGTTCGACCCGATGCCGAACGCGTCGAGCGACTCGCGGATCGTGCGCCCGATGGTCCACCGCGGGTCGAGGCTGGCGTAGGGATCCTGGAACACCGGCTGCACGCGCCGCCGGTACTCGCGCAGGGCCGAGGGTCGCAGCCGCGTGACGTCCTCACCGTCGAACAGGATGCGTCCGGCGGTCGGGCGGGTGAGGCCCAGGACGCAGCGGGCCAGCGTCGACTTGCCGCTGCCGGACTCCCCCACCAGGCCGAGGATCTCGCCGCGGCCCATCGCCAGCGACACGTCGGCCACAGCCGAGACGGGGCGCGAGGAGAACAGGCCCGCGGGCACCGAGAACGTCTTGGTCAGGCCCTCGATCTGCAGCAGCTCACTCATCGCGGCCCTCCTCGACGGCCCAGCAGGCGACCTCGGTGCCACCCCTGCGCCGCAGCTGCGGCTTCTCGCGGCACCGGTCGTGGGCGAGCGGGCACCGGCTGAGGAAGCGGCAGCCGGGAAGGTCACCGGACAGGTCGGGCACCTGCCCCGGGATCACGGCCAGCTGGCCCGGCTGCGCCTCGGACGTCGGCAGGGCCGCGAGCAGGGCGCGGGTGTACGGGTGCTGCGGACTCGCGAAGAGCTCGGCCGTGGTGCCCTGCTCCACGAGCTGCCCGGCGTACATGACGGCGATCCGGTCGCACGTCTGCGCCACCACGCCCAGGTTGTGCGTGATGATGACGACCGCGGTGTCGTGCTCACGGGCCAGGCGCTGCATCAGCATGAGGATCTGCGCCTGGATGGTGACGTCGAGCGCGGTGGTGGGCTCGTCGGCCAGCAGCAGCGCGGGGTCGTTGGCGAGCGCGGCCGCGATGACGACGCGTTGGCGCATGCCGCCGCTGAAGCGGTGCGGCGGCGTGCCGAACCGGGCGGCGGCGTCCGGGATGCCGACCTGCGTCAGCAGGTCGACGGCTCGCTCGGTGGCGGCCTTGCGCCCGATGCGCTGGTGCGCGAGCACCGCCTCGCGCACCTGCGACCCGATGCTGAACGTCGGGTCGAGGCTCGTCGCGGGGTCCTGGAACACCATCGCCAGGGCGCGGCCGCGCAGCTCGCGCAGGCGCTGCGGCGAGGCGTTCGCGAGCTCCTCGCCGGCGACCGTGATCGAACCCGACACCTGCGCACCCTCGGGCAGCAGGCCCATGACGGCGTTCGCGAGCGTGGACTTGCCGCAGCCGCTCTCGCCCACCAGGCCGACGAGCTCGCCGCGCTCGATGCGCAGGCTCACGCCGTCGACGGCCGAGATGGCTCCCGAGGCGCTCGGGTAGTCGACGCGCAGGTTCGCGACCTCCAGGGCGGCGCTCATTCGGACAACCCGTGCGGGTCGAGGCGCGCACGCAGGGCGTCGCCGACGAGGATGAAGCCGAGCACGGCCAGGGCGAGCACGAGACCGGGGAAGACCTCGGCCCACGGCGCCTGCGTGAGGGTGTTGCGGCCGTCGGCCAGCATCAGCCCCAGCGACGGCGTCGGCGGTTGCGTGCCGAGACCCAGGAAGCTGAGCGCGGCCTCGATCTGCAGCGCGAAGCCGCCGAGGATCGACACCTGCACCAGCACCGGCCCGACGGCGTTGGGCACCAGGTGACCGGT containing:
- a CDS encoding alpha/beta fold hydrolase yields the protein MPTANVNGVTLNYEVTGEGPETIVLINGLADDIESWGFQVPDFVDAGYRVLTIDNRGIGKSEAPAGPYTSRMLADDAKAVVDQLGITGFHLMGVSMGGMISQEYALAYPDDLKSATFACTYAAPGPFCSRMFAMWGDMAPQLGVPFVMRDVTLWAFTVPFFTEREDELKEFEEGMAALPMSVDAYLSQLNVIQTHDTRDRIGALSVPCLVLAGEEDILIPTRLSKQLHDLIPGAQWRTVPGGHACLWETPGPFNQAYLNFVRSHS
- a CDS encoding ABC transporter ATP-binding protein; its protein translation is MSELLQIEGLTKTFSVPAGLFSSRPVSAVADVSLAMGRGEILGLVGESGSGKSTLARCVLGLTRPTAGRILFDGEDVTRLRPSALREYRRRVQPVFQDPYASLDPRWTIGRTIRESLDAFGIGSNRDRDARVIDLLERVGLRREHADRRPASLSGGQRQRVGIAAALASRPELIVADEPVSALDVSVQAQILNLLASLRADLGVSVLFITHDLSVVEHLCQRTAVMYLGRLTEVAPTETFFAAPQHHYSVALRDAIPRPDPAHRLEHVPLRGEIPSPLSPPSGCRFHPRCPAALPVCSSDDPPLQPQAPHHLVACWNPVRATAPTTQLPVRPAP
- a CDS encoding ABC transporter ATP-binding protein, which encodes MSAALEVANLRVDYPSASGAISAVDGVSLRIERGELVGLVGESGCGKSTLANAVMGLLPEGAQVSGSITVAGEELANASPQRLRELRGRALAMVFQDPATSLDPTFSIGSQVREAVLAHQRIGRKAATERAVDLLTQVGIPDAAARFGTPPHRFSGGMRQRVVIAAALANDPALLLADEPTTALDVTIQAQILMLMQRLAREHDTAVVIITHNLGVVAQTCDRIAVMYAGQLVEQGTTAELFASPQHPYTRALLAALPTSEAQPGQLAVIPGQVPDLSGDLPGCRFLSRCPLAHDRCREKPQLRRRGGTEVACWAVEEGRDE